ACCTACTTCCTATTCCAGTTCTTGATGGCGGATTAATATTTATTCTTTTGATAGAAAGTATTATCAGAAGACCACTTCCAGAAAAGGTAAAGGAATATTTAGCATACATAGGCTTTGCACTTCTTGGCAGTCTAATGATATACGTCATTTTTAATGATATATTAAGAGCTATACAATAAATATAGAAAATATATTTTTATATATGGAGTAAAAATGGCTACAAGAGTTGGAATTATCGTTTTAAGTGGAACCTTAGATAAAGTAATGCCTGCTTTTATAATTGGAACTACAGCTGCGGCTATGGGTATGGAAGTAGGGATGTTCTTTAGCTTTTATGGATTAAATGCAATTCATAAAGAAAAACATAAAAATTTAAAAGTTTCTCCGGTAGGAAATCCGGCAATGCCTATGCCTGTTCCTGTGCCACAGATACTAACAATAATGCCGGGTATGATGGATTT
The sequence above is drawn from the Sulfurihydrogenibium sp. genome and encodes:
- a CDS encoding DsrE/DsrF/DrsH-like family protein translates to MATRVGIIVLSGTLDKVMPAFIIGTTAAAMGMEVGMFFSFYGLNAIHKEKHKNLKVSPVGNPAMPMPVPVPQILTIMPGMMDFATSMMKGMMEKHKVPSLEQLIQQAKDLEIKLYPCQTAMTLFGYTADDLIEGVEKPAGAATFLSFVNAGDKSIVLNF